The Budorcas taxicolor isolate Tak-1 chromosome 2, Takin1.1, whole genome shotgun sequence nucleotide sequence gaaacacaagctggaatcaagattgccgggggaaatctcaataacctcagttatgcagatgacaccacccttatggcagaaagtgaactaaaatcctcttgatgaaagtgaaagaggagagtgaaaaagttggcttaaagctcaacattcagaaaatgaagatcatggcatccggtcccatcactccatgggaaatagatggggaaacagtggaaacagtgtcagactttatttttttgggctccaaaatcactgcagatggtgactgcagccatgaaatgaaaagacgcttactccttggaagaaaagttatgaccaacctagatagcatattcaaaagcagagacattacttggcggactaaggtccatctagtcaaggctatggtttttcctgtggtcatgtatggatgtgagagttggactgtgaagaaggctgagcgccaaagaactgatgcttttgaactgtggtgttggagaagactcttgagagtcccttggactgcaaggagatccaaccagtccattgtgaaggagatcggccctgggatttctttggaaggaatgatgctaaagctgaaactccagtactttggccacctcatgcgaagggttgactgattggaaaagactttgatgctgggagggattgggggcagaagaaggggacaaccgaggatgagatggctggatggcatcactgcctctatggacgtgagtctgagtgaactccgggagttggtgatggacagggaggcctggcgtgctgcaattcaaggggtcgcaaagagttggacatgactgagcgactgaactaaactgaactgaactgagccttctTGCCCTTTACCCTCtcagttcattcatgttgtagtgGGTGTCAgactttccttcctctttaaggcagcatagtattccactgtatagctCTATCATgctttgtttatccatccatctgccagtggacTGTTGAATTACTTGCaagtcttgactattgtgaataatgctactacAAATGTTGGTGTGCAAAAACTTCTTCTAGACCCTGCTTTCCACTCTCTGACGCTATTTTGGCTgagccacacagcttgcaggatctgtTTCCTGACAAGGTAGCGAAGCTGAGCCCCctgcatggagtcctaaccactggaccaccagagaattctttCTGCCTTCAAAGTTTTGGGGATACAcgcccagaagtgagattgctggattggAGAAATATCTTTTTAACCCAACCTAGGGTTGCTGAAACCTCTTAATTCCTATCACAAGCTATTCCTGTGAGTGCGGGTGGCCTGAGGAGAGAACAGATTCACCTCTGCCTTCCATCTACCTGTCTAGGGGAGCAGAGGTCTACGTCATGTACAAGGCACTGGGCCCGCATTCCTGGCCTTTcacaagaaacacacacacacacagagtgccgACCGAGCCCAGCCCTCAGTAACTGAAGACACAGACAAGGCCCTCACTCTGCTGTCATCTCAATTCTCCACAGAAGAAGTTGGGCCCAGGCTCCCAGGTGCCCCCGCTAGCCCAGTGCCTGCCCCACCTGCCCAGGCCAAGCCTGGTGAGGAGCTGCGTGGTGGGCAGGGCTCCCAGGCcaccctctctgtctctgtccctcaGGGCATCAGGAAACCAAACCCAGGCCCTGGCCCAGTCTGTATGCTTCCAACCCCACCTCCCTGAGCACTCAGAACCAAACCTGAACACATAAGGTGAATAAAGCAGAGATGATTTTCTCACAGCACTTGGTGGGCGAGGATTAGAAATAGCCCCTGTCAGGACCATGCAAATATTCCTCAGGCGAAAGACATCTGCACCCGAATCCCACCCCACTCTGAGCAGATGGCCGGGGACCATCCTGTGAGGGAGGGACCTGACTCAGATGCTTGGCCACATCTACCAATTCTGATGTTGACAGGGCCTAAAGTCACAGGGCAGGTGAGGGGCAGGGTGTGGCCCCCTCAGGCACTGGGAGGGACATAGAGACTTTACAGCAGGAATTTAAGCTCGGCAGCCAGTGCTGCAGCCAGTCCCTGGTGCCCCAGCCTTGCCCGAGATCCGGCCTCCCCAGGTCCCATCCTGACTCTCCACCATCACACAGCCATGCAGGGGGCctgcgtgctgctgctgctgggcctgCAGCTACAGCTCTCCCTCAGCCTCGTCCCAGGTAACCAGGCAGCTCCCGGCGACCCCTACTCACAGGGGCAGCTCCAGGCTGACCTGACCTCCACTCTCCCCTTGGGCAGTCGAGGAGGAAGACCCCGCCTTCTGGAACCGCCAGGCCGCCCAGGCCCTTGATGTGGCTAAGAAGCTGCAGCCCATCCAGACAGCCGCCAAGAATGTCATCCTCTTCTTGGGGGACGGTGAGTGCGCTAGGCTGGTCCACCCCCTGTCCCTCCACAACCCTGGAGCCCTGGGCTGCCGGCTGACCCAGGCTGGCCCCAGGGACTCAGACCTGACACAGTGTGTACCTTCAGGGATGGGGGTTTCCACGGTGACAGCCGCTCGGATCCTAAAGGGGCAGATGGCTGGCAAGCCGGGACCTGAGACACCCCTGGCCATGGACCAGTTCCCATACCTGGCTCTGTCCAAGGTAAGGGCTGAGTGGCCTCAGGGTGGTCTATTCCAGAGAGGTGGGTGTGGGCCTAGGGAGCAGGGTAGGAGGGAAAGCCCTAGGAGGGTTGGGGGCTGAGGTAGGGACTGAGGGCTGTGAGCATGGGCCCAGGGCCTGGGTCAGGAGCTGGGTGTCTACCCCAGCAGAGCTGAAGGCATTTATGCCCCCAGACATACAATGTGGACAGACAAGTGCCAGACAGTGCAGGCACGGCCACCGCCTACCTGTGTGGGGTCAAGGGCAACTACAGAACCATTGGTGTAAGTGCAGCCGCCCGCTACAACCAGTGCAACACGACACGTGGGAATGAGGTCACATCTGTGATGAACCGGGCCAAGAAAGCAGGTGGGCTTGGGCGTCAGCTTCCTGGCAGGGACAGGCTCAGAGACCTCGGTGGCCCACCGTGATCTCTGTCACCCTCAGGGAAGTCAGTGGGAGTGGTGACCACCACCAGGGTGCAGCACGCCTCCCCAGCCGGGGCCTACGCGCACACGGTGAACCGAAACTGGTACTCAGACGCCGACCTGCCTGCCGATGCCCAGACGAATGGCTGCCAGGACATCGCCAAACAGCTGGTCTACAACATGGACATTGATGTGTGACATGAGGGGCTAAGGGCGGGGCTGCACAGAGGGGGTGGGACAGACACCTGTCACAGACCCAGGAAACTCACAGCCCTGGGGACTGACAGGGTCTCCATGTgtggagggggaggaggtggggacagaCCATCCCACAGACCTGGTTGGGGAGGTAGGGGCTGTGTGAGAGGAGTAAAGGGCCAGCCAGGCCCCTAACCCACCTGCCCTAATCTCTGGCTCCAGGTGATCCTGGGTGGAGGCCGAAAGTACATGTTTCCTGAGGGGAGCCCAGACCCTGAATATCCACACGATGCCAATCAGACCGGAGTCCGGAAGGACAAGCGGAATCTGGTGCAGGAGTGGCAGGCCAAGCACCAGGTGACGGGGGCTCATGGGTGCAGGGGGTACAGCGGGGCCGGGCCTGGGGTGTCAGGCTATGGCCTGAGGCCTGGTTCTGCCCTCCCAGGGAGCCCAGTATGTGTGGAACCGCACAGCGCTCCTTCAGGCAGCCAGTGACTCCAGTGTAACACACCTCATGGGTAACGACTCCACCCACAACCACTGCCCTCCCCACGATGGGTGCCACGGGCCCCGTGTCCCTAGCTTGCAGGTCTCCGCTGGTCCCCTTTCCCACAGGCCTCTTTGAGCCGGTTGACATGGCCTATGAGACCCAGCGAGACCACACCGAGGACCCGTCCCTGGAGGAGATGACGGAGGTGGCCCTACGAGTGCTGAGCAGGAACCCCCGGGGCTTCTTCCTCTTTGTGGAGGGTGAGTGGCAGCCCTTTGGGGACAGGGGAGTGATGAGGGCCATCAGGGCGGGTTTGGTATCTTATATGTGACTTACCTGCAGGAGGCCGCATTGACCACGGTCACCATGAAGGCAAAGCTTATATGGCGCTGACCGAGGCGGTCATGTTTGACAATGCCATTGCCAAGGCTAACGAGCTCACTAGCGAACTGGACACGCTGATCCTTGTCACTGCAGACCACTCCCATGTCTTCACTTTTGGTGGCTACCCCCTTCGTGGGACCTCCATTTTCGGTAAGCCCAGGCAAAGTGGCAGGTCCTTGTCCCTAAGTTACGAGGCTCAAACTGCTCTGAGCCAGTTCCCTCCTCTGCAGAGTGGAGTAGTAACAGCAACTGCCCTGCATCCCTCTGGTGAGGATTAAGCCAGTGAACAGACAAGACCTGCCTGGGCTCAGCACACAGAAGGCACCGCAAAGGCTGGGGTCAGTGTGATCACCAGGTCCCCTCTTCGTTGCAGGGTTGGCCGATGGCAAAGCCAGAGATAGCAAGTCCTTTACCTCCCTCCTCTATAGCAATGGCCCTGGGTACCAGATGAACAGGGACTCACGACCTGATGTGGATGAAACCAAGTGCAGTGAGTGGGCCCTTGGGTGCAGGGGAAGAGGAATGGGAGGATCCTGGCTGGGAAATCAGAGGAGGGGGAGGCCGCCTCCCTGCTGGCTCTGAACTCCCATTCTCTGCCAGGGGACCCCTCATACCGGCAGCAGGCGGCCGTGCCCCTGGCTAGCGAGACCCACGGGGGTGAGGACGTGGCAGTGTTCGCACGCGGCCCACAGGCGCACCTGGTGCACGGCGTGCAGGAGGAGGCCTTCGTGGCGCACGTCACGGCCTTTGCAGGCTGCGTGGAGCCCTACACCGACTGCAATCTGCCGGACCCTGCTCACCCCACCAATACTGCATGCCAGGCCACCTGCCCACCTTCCCTGGCACTGCTGGCcggggccctgctgctgctgctggccccTGCCCTGCACTGACCCCCACCAGCCCGGGCCTAGGGAACTCCTGCTCCCCTGCCAGAAGCTTCAGTGGACTCGAACCTCCCTGGGGGCTGAGGCCCTGACTTTCCTGTGAGAGCCACAGTCCTCAGTGCCCTCGGCCTCGGTGTCCCCAGATTTTGTGGGAGCCACCCCAGACCCCAGGAAAGGCAGGGGCTCAGACCACCCAGTCTCTTCTCCCCACCCAACAGCCCTGCCTGGGGACCACACTGGCACCAGAGGCGTCCCCCACAGGGTATCAGGACCTACCAGACCCCCACCGGGGGCTTCCGGGAGGCGTGGCTTCTGGTTGCCTGACTGCCGGGAGGCGTGGCTCCCGGGGAGCTGTGGCTTGCGGTCCTCCTGGAACCCGCCCTGTGGGCACCTCGCCGGCCAAGGAGGCGTCTGGGGCGTCTGGGGCCAGGAGCACCGGGGGGCCCCTCGACACAGAGTCCTCAACGGTCCCTCCTAGGAACCCAGCGGTACCATTACAGAGAGGAGACGGCGACACAGAGGAGAGGAGACGGCGACACAGAGGAGAGGAGACGGCGACACAGAGGAGAGGAGACTTGTCCCGGGTCTCCTTGGAAGCTGGGGGAATCCCAGGAGCActgggggagctgggggtggggacacaGGCCCCGCCCTCCTGGGTGGGAGGAAGCAGCCCCCAAATAAACTGTTGTAAGTGTGTTACAGAGGGGATACATGTGGGAAGAGAAGCCCTTAGGTGGGGGCacagggtgtgtgtctgtgtgagggGGGTCAGGGTCACATCAGGGAGGGGTTGATGAAAGGCTCACATTGAGCAAAGACCAAAGGCGGTGAGGGCGGGAGCCCCGATGGGGCATCGGCAGGGCCAGGTGAGGCCAGCATCGGACCGAGGTGGGGGGAGCCGGGAGGGTGAAGAAGGTCAAAGCTGAGGGAATGGGAGGATGGGGAAGGAACTGGTATTTCCTCCAGAATGTGGGAGGGGAATGGAAGGCTGTGAGCAGAGACATAACAGGACCGGAAGACTCTAGAAAATATCCTGCTGGCTACTGAGCGGAGAAGACTCTATTCTGTTTACTTGCtgttgtgggggtggggcagaggtaGGAGCTGGGAAACCCGCATTTCTGACCTCTCTCTGAAAACATTCCAGAGCTCCTGGTCCTATATAATTACACTGAGCATGTAATTACCCCTAAAGGAACATTTCAAAGAATTTTATACAAGTGAACAGAGCCCTTTTTTTagataaattttacaaaattacaGATTTCTTTGTACTTTTAAAGGTGTCAAATGGTATTTTGCTCTCATTGG carries:
- the LOC128067352 gene encoding intestinal-type alkaline phosphatase-like; this translates as MQGACVLLLLGLQLQLSLSLVPVEEEDPAFWNRQAAQALDVAKKLQPIQTAAKNVILFLGDGMGVSTVTAARILKGQMAGKPGPETPLAMDQFPYLALSKTYNVDRQVPDSAGTATAYLCGVKGNYRTIGVSAAARYNQCNTTRGNEVTSVMNRAKKAGKSVGVVTTTRVQHASPAGAYAHTVNRNWYSDADLPADAQTNGCQDIAKQLVYNMDIDVILGGGRKYMFPEGSPDPEYPHDANQTGVRKDKRNLVQEWQAKHQGAQYVWNRTALLQAASDSSVTHLMGLFEPVDMAYETQRDHTEDPSLEEMTEVALRVLSRNPRGFFLFVEGGRIDHGHHEGKAYMALTEAVMFDNAIAKANELTSELDTLILVTADHSHVFTFGGYPLRGTSIFGLADGKARDSKSFTSLLYSNGPGYQMNRDSRPDVDETKCRDPSYRQQAAVPLASETHGGEDVAVFARGPQAHLVHGVQEEAFVAHVTAFAGCVEPYTDCNLPDPAHPTNTACQATCPPSLALLAGALLLLLAPALH